The following proteins come from a genomic window of Bradyrhizobium paxllaeri:
- a CDS encoding heparin lyase I family protein produces the protein MATNDGTITSFSNRPQTAFQIDGVTTTVHTSGDSYALTSPDNHTLRFEVRAGDRAWYDGSNVDRSEVQRAPKVPFGTPVNIGYHFMLEPGATNTASWVVTGEMHNDDIAGGVPTSPPLSINLNGEHLAIVARYVPTGVNASNAAGNVKTLTLWTDPNPIQRGQYYDIDVRANFVNNSSGYLDVFINGKQVVDYNGPLGYGYATYWMEGIYRSANSQTLAANFRDFTMSTGSYAPVTGSTPTSPTTPTSPTTPTSPITPPRSTTPTTPTAPTTPTTPTRPTSSVTNPALTVADPTLSVRGRGGAVDLGVNVSTPDTNDRVTVRIDGLPKYETITSNLDGRTYRGNNITLTAAQVDAGLVLNSYARRSHESTLTLTASAKDPVTGDVTSAAPQTITVATSRYATRATESQTTSVTNPPTTAATTTSQVGRALTWLNQNQNQDQASQAVANAAPALMSQLRGVIGGGVATSAPQAITATSDARSVGTSTASLASQSYALLNQYLAGSTGRGDSGQIVANLSNGATAGQTSFLTRPQH, from the coding sequence ATGGCTACTAATGACGGCACGATCACGTCGTTTTCTAACAGGCCGCAAACCGCCTTCCAGATCGATGGCGTTACAACCACCGTGCACACGTCGGGCGACAGCTATGCCCTGACGTCGCCGGACAATCACACGCTGCGCTTCGAAGTTCGAGCCGGTGATCGTGCCTGGTACGATGGGTCGAATGTTGATCGTTCCGAAGTTCAGAGGGCTCCGAAGGTTCCATTCGGAACTCCGGTCAACATCGGCTATCACTTCATGTTGGAGCCCGGCGCCACGAACACCGCATCGTGGGTGGTTACCGGCGAAATGCATAATGATGACATCGCTGGCGGCGTGCCTACCTCGCCTCCATTATCGATCAACCTTAACGGCGAACATCTCGCAATTGTTGCCAGATATGTCCCGACGGGCGTGAACGCCAGTAACGCCGCCGGAAACGTCAAGACGCTTACGCTCTGGACGGACCCCAATCCTATTCAGCGTGGCCAGTATTACGATATCGACGTCCGGGCCAACTTTGTAAACAACAGCAGCGGGTATCTGGACGTTTTCATAAACGGCAAGCAGGTCGTGGATTATAATGGTCCCTTGGGCTATGGGTACGCCACCTATTGGATGGAAGGCATCTATCGGTCGGCAAATTCCCAGACTCTTGCCGCCAATTTTCGAGATTTCACGATGTCAACCGGATCGTACGCGCCGGTGACGGGCTCAACGCCCACCTCGCCAACCACCCCGACGTCGCCAACCACGCCCACCTCACCAATCACTCCCCCAAGGTCGACCACGCCGACGACGCCAACCGCGCCTACCACCCCAACCACGCCGACCAGGCCTACGTCGTCGGTCACGAATCCGGCTCTCACCGTCGCGGATCCCACGCTGTCGGTGAGGGGCAGAGGCGGGGCGGTCGACCTGGGAGTCAACGTCTCAACGCCCGATACCAATGACCGCGTGACCGTGCGCATCGACGGTCTACCGAAGTACGAGACGATCACGAGCAATCTCGATGGTCGGACGTACAGGGGGAACAACATCACCTTGACGGCTGCTCAGGTCGATGCCGGATTGGTGCTGAACTCGTACGCCCGCAGGAGCCACGAATCTACGCTGACGCTGACCGCAAGCGCAAAGGACCCGGTCACCGGTGATGTGACGTCGGCTGCGCCGCAAACCATCACCGTGGCGACTTCGCGATACGCGACGAGGGCAACCGAGTCGCAGACCACCAGTGTGACCAATCCCCCCACGACCGCCGCGACCACGACCTCGCAGGTGGGCCGCGCCCTGACCTGGCTGAACCAGAACCAGAACCAGGACCAGGCCAGCCAGGCCGTGGCGAACGCCGCGCCTGCTCTGATGAGCCAACTCAGGGGCGTCATCGGAGGCGGCGTTGCTACCTCGGCGCCGCAGGCGATTACCGCGACTAGCGACGCGCGCTCGGTGGGCACATCCACCGCGAGCCTGGCAAGCCAGAGCTATGCGCTGCTGAACCAGTATCTGGCTGGTAGCACTGGTCGGGGAGATTCCGGTCAGATCGTGGCAAACCTGTCGAACGGAGCTACTGCGGGTCAGACTTCGTTCCTGACCAGACCGCAACATTGA